One genomic window of Cottoperca gobio chromosome 10, fCotGob3.1, whole genome shotgun sequence includes the following:
- the LOC115014761 gene encoding LOW QUALITY PROTEIN: protocadherin alpha-C2-like (The sequence of the model RefSeq protein was modified relative to this genomic sequence to represent the inferred CDS: deleted 1 base in 1 codon) codes for MARQIRQFCRRGYISVFLFISAMMNTVYTVTHYSAPEEMEEGSVVANLATDLGLDVKTLITRKMRVDVVGNKKYLDINKDTGELFILERIDRELLCPLKTSTSCFLRLDATIENPIRMFNIEVEITDINDNAPHFRRGTMHLDISESSPVGERFSLNNAADPDVGTNSVKNYHLSSSEHFSIEIQTGRDGTKFADLILKKALDREQQAVHDLMLTAVDGGVPTRTGTASIVVRVLDVNDNTPSFDKDKYIIDVMENSPIGSLVMKLNATDLDEGSNSDIVYSYSLYTPEKTQQVFSLNPENGEIRVKEMINYEDFKIYEMEVIAGDKGPNSLSGQCKLTIQVTDMNDNHPEISIKSFQSPIKENEVIDTVIAVISVSDKDSGDNGVVDLHIPDNMPFKLRESSDNYYELVVSEPLDREKVPEYDITFTVTDRGSPPLSDNETMTLELLDVNDNVPQFPLSFYTIRVMENNAPGALLSSLTAFDPDLHENQYLVYFILEKEIANTSMSMLFSINPENGNLYALKTFDYEIENEFLFHIEARDSGSPPLSSNVTVHIIVVDQNDNAPVIVSPWRAHGSVVEEKIPRSTDKGSLVSKVIALDTDSVHNSRITYQFLQVTDATLFSLDQYNGEIRTMRMFSYRDPRHQRLVVVAKDNGEPALSATVTIKLSTVETAVKAYSDMTEVPLEYDIFSDLNLYLVIGLGSVSFLLLITILVTIVLKCQKPKHSKAAAPCRNSVISDRNSSIADSTLVSNDAYWYSLFLAETRKGKMVVRQPVPKGSRYIVSSLPRGTGLTDTSDSAASTLQVQMAAYFTVH; via the exons ATGGCTCGTCAAATTCGCCAGTTTTGCCGGAGAGGGTACATTTccgtatttctttttatttctgccaTGATGAACACGGTGTATACCGTCACCCATTATTCTGCTCCCGAAGAAATGGAGGAAGGCTCAGTCGTTGCTAATTTAGCAACTGATCTGGGATTAGACGTAAAGACTCTGATCACAAGAAAAATGCGCGTAGACGTTGTTGGCAATAAGAAATATCTTGACATCAACAAAGACACAGGAGAGCTGTTCATTCTGGAAAGGATTGACAGAGAGCTTTTATGCCCCTTGAAGACATCTACATCGTGCTTTCTGAGATTAGACGCTACGATTGAAAACCCTATACGAATGTTTAATATCGAGGTGGAAATCACGGATATTAACGACAACGCTCCTCATTTTCGACGAGGAACGATGCATTTGGACATCTCTGAATCAAGCCCTGTTGGAGAGAGATTCTCATTGAATAATGCTGCAGACCCGGATGTTGGAACAAATTCTGTGAAAAATTACCACCTGAGCTCAAGTGAACACTTCTCCATTGAAATTCAGACCGGGAGAGATGGGACAAAGTTTGCTGATTTGATTCTGAAAAAAGCTTTAGATAGAGAGCAGCAGGCTGTTCATGATCTAATGCTCACTGCTGTGGACGGTGGAGTGCCCACGCGCACAGGTACAGCCAGCATCGTTGTTCGCGTGCTTGATGTGAATGACAACACCCCTTCATTtgacaaagacaaatacatcATAGATGTGATGGAGAACTCTCCGATTGGCAGTCTAGTAATGAAACTAAACGCCACTGATTTAGATGAAGGGTCAAATTCTGACATTGTTtattcatatagtttatatacaccagagaaaacacaacaggtGTTTAGCTTGAATCCAGAAAATGGTGAAATCAGAGTAAAAGAGATGATAAATTATGAAGATTTTAAGATTTATGAAATGGAAGTTATTGCCGGTGATAAAGGGCCTAACTCCTTATCTGGACAGTGTAAACTGACAATACAGGTAACAGACATGAATGACAACCATCCAGAAATATCAATCAAATCATTTCAGAGtccaataaaagaaaatgaagtgaTAGACACA GTGATAGCAGTAATTAGTGTCAGTGATAAAGACTCAGGTGACAATGGAGTGGTTGATCTTCATATTCCAGATAACATGCCTTTCAAACTGAGGGAATCCTCTGATAACTATTATGAATTAGTCGTGTCAGAGCCGTTAGACCGTGAGAAGGTTCCAGAATATGACATCACCTtcactgtgacagacagaggTTCTCCTCCTTTATCTGACAATGAAACTATGACGTTAGAACTGCTGGATGTGAATGACAATGTTCCACAGTTCCCTCTGTCATTTTATACTATACGTGTGATGGAGAATAACGCACCTGGAGCCCTGCTCAGTTCCCTCACTGCGTTTGACCCTGACCTCCATGAAAACCAGTATCTAGTTTATTTCATCCTGGAGAAGGAGATAGCCAACACCTCCATGTCCATGCTGTTCTCCATCAATCCAGAGAACGGTAATCTTTACGCACTAAAAACCTTTGACTATGAGATCGAGAATGAGTTTCTTTTCCACATCGAGGCCAGAGACTCTGGCTCTCCTCCACTCAGCAGTAACGTGACGGTCCACATCATCGTAGTGGACCAGAACGACAACGCTCCGGTGATTGTGTCTCCGTGGCGCGCGCACGGCTCGGTGGTGGAGGAAAAGATCCCCAGATCCACCGATAAAGGCTCTCTGGTTTCCAAGGTGATAGCCTTAGACACAGACTCGGTGCACAACTCTCGGATTACCTACCAGTTTCTCCAGGTGACTGACGCCACCTTGTTCAGTCTGGACCAATACAACGGAGAGATCCGGACTATGAGGATGTTCAGCTACAGAGACCCGCGCCACCAGCGACTGGTTGTTGTTGCCAAAGACAACGGGGAGCCTGCTCTCTCTGCTACAGTCACCATCAAGCTGTCCACAGTGGAGACTGCCGTGAAGGCCTACTCTGACATGACTGAGGTGCCTCTAGAATATGACATCTTTTCAGACCTAAACCTGTATCTGGTCATCGGTCTGGGCTCGGTGTCATTTCTCCTGCTGATCACCATACTGGTCACCATCGTGCTCAAGTGTCAGAAACCCAAGCACAGCAAAGCGGCTGCTCCCTGCAGGAACAGTGTGATCAGTGACAGGAACTCCTCCATCGCAGATTCCACTCTGGTGTCCAACGATGCCTACTGGTACAGTCTGTTTCTAGCAGAGACCAGGAAAGGAAAGATGGTGGTGAGACAGCCTGTGCCAAAGGGCTCCAGATACATCGTGTCCAGTTTACCAAGAGGCACAGGACTGACAGACACTAGTGACTCAGCAGCCTCCACCCTGCAG GTACAGATGGCCGCGTACTTTACAGTACATTAA
- the LOC115014760 gene encoding LOW QUALITY PROTEIN: protocadherin alpha-C2-like (The sequence of the model RefSeq protein was modified relative to this genomic sequence to represent the inferred CDS: deleted 2 bases in 2 codons) — MAHYSRQLFGRGFVTVFLFISAMMNTVYTVTHYSVPEEMEEGSVVANLGTDLGLDVKTLKGRKMRVDVVGNKKYIDINKDTGELFILERIDRELLCPLKTYTSCFLKLDATIENPIRMFNIEVEITDINDNAPHFRRGTMHLDISESSPVGERFSLNNAADPDVGTNSVKNYHLSSSEHFALEIQTGRDGSKFADLILKKALDREQQAVHDLMLTAVDGGVPTRTGTASIIVRVLDVNDNTPSFDKDKYIIDVMENSPIGSLVMKLNATDLDEGSNSDIVYSYSLYTPEKTQQVFSLNPENGEIRVKEMINYEDFKIYEMEVIAGDKGPNSLSGQCKLTIQVTDMNDNHPEISIKSFQSPIKENEVIDTVIAVISVSDKDSGDNGVVDLHIPDNMPFKLRESSDNYYELVVSEPLDREKVPEYDITFTVTDRGSPPLSDNETMTLELLDVNDNVPQFPLSFYTIRVMENNAPGALLSSLTAFDPDLHENQYLVYFILEKEIANTSMSMLFSINPENGNLYALKTFDYEIENEFLFHIEARDSGSPPLSSNVTVHIIIVDQNDNAPVIVSPWRAHGSVVEEKIPRSTDKGSLVSKVIALDTDSVHNSRITYQFLQVTDATLFSLDQYNGEIRTMRMFSYRDPRHQRLVVVAKDNGEPALSATVTIKLSTVETAVKAYSDMTEVPLEYDIFSDLNLYLVIGLGSVSFLLLITILVTIVLKCQKPKHSKAAAPCRNSVISDRNSSIADSTLVSNDAYWYSLFLAETRKGKMVVRQPVPKGSRYIVSSLPRGTGLTDTSDSAASTLQASTSSGTSST; from the exons ATGGCGCATTATAGCCGACAGTTATTCGGGAGAGGGTTCGTCAccgtatttctttttatttctgctatgATGAACACGGTGTATACCGTCACCCATTATTCTGTTCCCGAGGAAATGGAGGAAGGCTCAGTCGTTGCTAATTTAGGC ACTGATCTGGGATTAGACGTGAAGACGCTAAAGGGAAGGAAAATGCGCGTAGACGTTGTTGGCAATAAGAAATATATTGACATCAACAAAGACACAGGAGAGCTGTTCATTCTGGAAAGGATCGACAGAGAGTTGTTATGCCCCTTGAAGACCTATACATCATGCTTTCTTAAATTAGACGCTACGATTGAAAACCCTATACGAATGTTTAATATCGAGGTGGAAATCACGGATATTAACGACAACGCTCCTCATTTTCGACGAGGAACGATGCATTTGGACATCTCTGAATCAAGCCCTGTTGGAGAGAGATTCTCATTGAATAATGCTGCAGACCCGGATGTTGGAACAAATTCTGTGAAAAATTACCACCTGAGCTCAAGTGAACATTTTGCACTTGAAATTCAGACCGGGAGAGATGGGTCAAAGTTTGCAGATTTGATTCTGAAAAAAGCTTTAGATAGAGAGCAGCAGGCTGTTCATGATCTAATGCTCACTGCTGTGGACGGTGGAGTGCCCACGCGCACAGGTACAGCCAGCATCATTGTTCGCGTGCTTGATGTGAACGACAACACCCCTTCATTtgacaaagacaaatacatcATAGATGTGATGGAGAACTCTCCGATTGGCAGTCTAGTAATGAAACTAAACGCCACTGATTTAGATGAAGGGTCAAATTCTGACATTGTTTATTCATATAGCTTATATACaccagagaaaacacaacaggtGTTTAGCTTGAATCCAGAAAATGGTGAAATCAGAGTAAAAGAGATGATAAATTATGAAGATTTTAAGATTTATGAAATGGAAGTTATTGCCGGTGATAAAGGGCCTAACTCCTTATCTGGACAGTGTAAACTGACAATACAGGTAACAGATATGAATGACAACCATCCAGAAATATCAATCAAATCATTTCAGAGtccaataaaagaaaatgaagtgaTAGACACAGTGATAGCTGTAATTAGTGTCAGTGATAAAGACTCAGGTGACAATGGAGTGGTTGATCTTCATATTCCAGATAACATGCCTTTCAAACTGAGGGAATCCTCTGATAACTATTATGAATTAGTCGTGTCAGAGCCGTTAGACCGTGAGAAGGTTCCAGAATATGACATCACCTtcactgtgacagacagaggTTCTCCTCCTTTATCTGACAATGAAACTATGACGTTAGAACTGCTGGATGTGAATGACAATGTTCCACAGTTCCCTCTGTCATTTTATACTATACGTGTGATGGAGAATAACGCACCTGGAGCCCTGCTCAGTTCCCTCACTGCGTTTGACCCTGACCTCCATGAAAACCAGTATCTAGTTTACTTCATCCTGGAGAAGGAGATAGCCAACACCTCCATGTCCATGCTGTTCTCCATCAATCCAGAGAACGGTAATCTTTACGCACTAAAAACTTTTGACTATGAGATCGAGAATGAGTTTCTTTTCCACATCGAGGCCAGAGACTCTGGCTCTCCTCCACTCAGCAGTAACGTGACGGTCCACATCATCATAGTGGATCAGAACGACAACGCTCCGGTGATTGTCTCTCCGTGGCGCGCGCACGGCTCGGTGGTGGAGGAAAAGATCCCCAGATCCACCGATAAAGGCTCTCTGGTTTCCAAGGTGATAGCCTTAGACACAGACTCGGTGCACAACTCTCGGATTACCTACCAGTTTCTCCAGGTGACTGACGCCACCTTGTTCAGTCTGGACCAATACAACGGAGAGATCCGGACTATGAGGATGTTCAGCTACAGAGACCCGCGCCACCAGCGACTGGTTGTTGTTGCCAAAGACAACGGGGAGCCCGCTCTCTCTGCTACAGTCACCATCAAGCTGTCCACAGTGGAGACTGCCGTGAAGGCCTACTCTGACATGACTGAGGTGCCTCTAGAATATGACATC TTTTCAGACCTAAACCTGTATCTGGTCATCGGTCTGGGCTCGGTGTCATTTCTCCTGCTGATCACCATACTGGTCACCATCGTGCTCAAGTGTCAGAAACCCAAGCACAGCAAAGCGGCTGCTCCCTGCAGGAACAGTGTGATCAGTGACAGGAACTCCTCCATCGCAGATTCCACTCTGGTGTCCAACGATGCCTACTGGTACAGTCTGTTTCTAGCAGAGACCAGGAAAGGGAAGATGGTGGTGAGACAGCCTGTGCCAAAGGGCTCCAGATACATCGTGTCCAGTTTACCAAGAGGCACAGGACTGACAGACACTAGTGACTCAGCAGCCTCCACCCTGCAG